GCTGCCGCGCAAGACGGCCGAGATGCTCAATCGCGACATGCTCGGCTGGCTCGATCAGCGTCCCGCCGACCGGCCGTTCTTCGCCTTCATCAATTACTACGACGCCCACCGGCCGTACCGATTTTACACCCCTCCGGAGTCGCGCTTCGGCAAGGCGGCTCTGTCGCCCGCCGACCAGGAAGCGCTCGAACGGACTTGCTTTGAGGCGATCGCCGGCCGGCCCGGGGATTCCGGCCTCACGCCCGAGCAGGCCGGGCAGGAGCTCACGCAGTTCTATCACGACGCGTACGACACCTGCATCGCCTACATCGACCAGCAGCTCGGCCTCCTCTTCGACGAGATGGAGCGAAAGGGCCTGCTGGAGAACACGCTGATCGTCGTGACGTCCGACCACGGCGAGGAGATCGGCGAGCGCGGGCGGCTCGTCCACGGCGCGAGCGTCTACAGCACGGAGGCCCACGTCCCCCTCGTGGTCGTCCCGCCGTCCCGTTGGTCAGGGCCGCAGGTCGTGGCCGAACCGGTGAGCCTCCGTGACGTCCCCGCGACGATCGCCCAGTGGACCGGCCTGGGCGCGAGCAGCCCGTTCCCGGGACATCCTCTCACCCAGCTTGCGGCGAACGACCAGGATCGACCGGCGACGAGGTCCCCCGTCCTCTGCGAGTTGGAGCACATCATCGCCTTCCCCCTGGACGAACCGGTCCCTCCCCCCTTCGGCCCGGCCCGCTCCCTCGTGGCGAGAGACCGGATCTACATCCGCCGGCCGGAAGGGTCCGAGGAGCTATACGACCTCCGGTTCGACCCCATGGAGATCGTCGACCTGGCCAAGGACCCAGGCTCCGCCCCGACCATCGAGCAGTTCCGCCAGGAACTGGACCAGCTCCGCCGCGACGAGGCCGTCTTGCCCACGAGCCTGGAGGCCCTGCCCAAGCCCTGAGCCGAGTCCACCATGGCCTTCCCCCCTCGCGAGGAAAGGTGGCCGCGAAACGGCCGGATGAGGAGGGATCGGCGTCGCCCCGGGAGCCGATCGCCGAATGCGCAACCGACGCCGAGCTTTCCGCTCATCGAATCGCGAAGCGGCCGGTGGGGCACCGTGACCAATTGCCGAGGGATAGGGATAATGCTGGAGCGCGGAGTTAGGCGTCCACTTCGGTTGCCAGCATCCAACCGATGAGTCGATCGATCATCTCGAAGTCGAAATCATCTCCTCGGCGGCGGTGTTGCTCTGGATCGTCGTTGACGATGAGCGGACCAACATCGAGGCCGCCATCATGCTCGCGAATCGGTAGTCGATAAACATGGTAGCCAGTCCAACTCCGATAGAAGTCGAGCGAATGAGAACGGAGTATGCCGACCCACTTATCCTCCATCCGTTGAGGGATGAGGCCGCGCCTGAGCAGTTGCACCTCAGCTTCCGTGAAAGAGCGACTGAAAGGGAGTTCTACTCGAGGCAGGGGCATCGGCTTGCTGCGACGATCCCAGGGCTCCATTTTGAGACTCATCGGGAAACGCCTAGCAAGTGATTATGCCAACGAGCGTGCTTACGCCCTCGAACGCTTGCGTCAAGGCATTATATCTTAAGGCGTCCTCGCCACATGGAACAGACCAAAGTCGAATAGGGTGGGCATCGCCCACCGACCGATCTCTTGGCCTGGCAAAAAGATAAGCCGGCGGGCGATGCCCACCCTGCCAGGCTTCGATCCATCTCGAACCGACGACTGAAGACTACATATAATCATAGTAGTCTGCGATATCGGGCTCCTTGGAATCGTCGAAGCCGGCCTCGCGCAATTCCTCGGACGTGACGATCCGATCGCATTCACCGAACATCGCCCGGAACAGCGCATAAAGGATCTCGCGATGCGCTGCCTCGCTTGCCTGGTTTGCCTCGACGATCATCCGACTGGCCTCGTACACGATTGGGCCAACCTCGCCGCTTTCGTCCAGCTTCTTGTGGAGCAGGCCCGCCTCGAGGTACCCGGCCCAAGGATTGGTGACCTGCAGCAGGGAACCGATGGTGTTTTGGAAGAGGCCCCACAGAACTCTTTGTCTTTGATTGAAGGAAAGCCCTTCGCTCGACAGACGAATCCCGAAGTGCCGCTGGACAGCTTCAAGGAGGGAGGTGTAGTAGTTCGTGAAGTCGGAGTGAACGAAGTCCTTCCGCTGAGAATAGAGGCATGCCTCAATCAGCACGCGATAATCGTAGGGGCGATCCAGGCGAGCGACGTGATAGCCCATCGATGCCTCCGGACCGAGCGAGCAAGTCGACAGGGCTGGTTGTTCCAGCCTCGTAGGGTCCGCTGTGCGGACCTTGTTCGCAATAAAGCCCATTCCACCCGGCACGTACACCCAGCGGTAGATCGCGAAACCCGACCTTCCGGATCGGTCCGCACAACGGACCCTACTACGCTTCTACGCTTCGCTTTACGAGGCTTTATTCCATAAACTGACCACACCAAAGGAATTTCGCAAGGTCTTTCCATGTGGGGGTTTCTATAATCGTCCCGTCTTGTCGGGGATCAAAATGAGAGCATCCACCTTCGATGAACAGAGAGATGCAGTTATTGGTCCATCCCTCGGCACCGCCCCACTGGTAGATCTCTGGGTTCGCGGCCTCGATGTCTTCCACGCGGCGACGTTCCTCGGCGAAGGCATAGGCGAAGGTGAGGAACGTGTCGAGATCATGCACCTGGTCGAGGAGTTCAAGGATAGTCTTGTCTGACATTGAATCGATCTCTTCCCTCATCGATTGAATCGAGACCTTGAGAAGTGAGGCGAGCGGTATAACACGGTCGGGGCAAGAGCCGTTAACCCGAGAAGGGTAAGTGTCGTTTATTGAGCGGCTGGCGATCAACGCTCACTTCGCAAACTCCGCATTCGGATGCGTCGTGTAGAAGTGCAGCCCGCGGCGCGAGTCGTTGAAGCGATAGAAGGGGACGGCGCCGTCGGCGGCGGCGGGCAGGACGTGGAAGGCGACGCCTTCCGATTGGAAGAGCCTCGGGCGGACGTGTTCGGCGGGGGCGTCGGTGGTGTAGAGGTGGTCGATCCGGCCGCGGAGCAGTTCGACGGGTTGCCCGGTCGCGGGGACGTAGCAGGCGACGCCTTCCGAGGTGAATGCGCCGGGGGCGTCGATCGTCGGCGAGAGCGTGTAGCGGTGGCCGCCGGTTCGGACGTTGAGCCAGCGATGCAGGGGGACGGTCCCTGGGCGAGGCTCGGCGTAGACGTACCCCAGGATCCCCTGACGGTCGAGCCGCGTCAGGTCGAACTTCAGGACGACGAAATCGGGCGCGTAGTCGATGCCGCAGAGGACGCCGTAGTCCTTGAACTGCGCAGCGCGTTTGATGATCTCGGCGTTGATCTTGGCGTTGACCGACTCCGCCTTGCCGTCGACGACCTGGGTGGCGATGGCGTCGAACTGCTTCCCCAGCAGTCGGGCCAGCAATCCGGCGACGCCTTCCAACTCGGTCCGCTTCACCTCGTCGACGTCCACGCGGAACCTCGGCGAGCCGTCGAGACCGGCCTCGGCGTTGACGCTGGCCTTGATCTCGAACCGAAACTTCCGCCAGCCCTCGACGTGGTCCTTCGAACGCGCGGCATGCTCGGAGATCGGCCCTGCAGCCGGCGGTTTGTACTCGCCCTCGACGGTGAACGCCGCCAGCAGCTTCCGCATCTTGGGGTCGATCCCGACCAGCCGATACGAATGCACCGACCCCTTGTACTTCCCCGCCTGGTCGAACGGGCTAGGAGGCAGCTTCTCCACCACGCCGGCGATGTAGCCCTTCTCTAGCTTGATCTCCGTGGCGGCGTGCAGCGGGACTGCAACCGCCAGGACGATCGCGAAACCGAGGCAGGGCCTGAGAAGGTGACGCCGCATGATCGCCCGATCCCTGGGATTCCGATGGGTCCCGATCCATTGGCGCGAGGTTTTACCATCAACACCCCGCCGGGGCCAGGCGAAACGCCTCGGAGCAACCCTCGACCTTACGCTCTCCAAACACGTCGGGACTGGAGGGAAGCACGATCAGTACCCATCGGAGGCGACGATCTCGCCGCCGGCCTTGCTCCCCAGGGACCACCACGTCATCGGGTTGACGGAGTCCTTGATGAACCGCACACTGCCGTCGGCGAGCAGGGTGTTGACGCCGCCGGTATGGTGGCTTCGCATCGCGAACATCCCATTGGCGCCGGTAAGCGAGCCGCAATCAGGCACCGTGGAATTCGGGGTCGACAACATCGTGTTGAGCGGGCCCGAAACCGTCCGCCCCGAGGCCCAGTACAACCCGGCGGTGTCATTGACGACAATGTCTCCGGCTTTCACCGCGGCGATGCACAGGCGGACGTACTGGGCGAGATAGCCCTGGCCCGGCTCGCCGGGCACCGTTTGCTCGTTCCCGGTCCCCACCGCGAAGCCATCCTGGACGGAGGTCCCAGAAGGCCAGGCGAGCTTGGGATAACGTTCGGCGCCGTTGACCCTGGGGACGTCGAAGTCGCCGGTGAGGATCTCGCTGAACGCGACCGTGTTGCTCGTCCCATCGGTCACGCTGTTCATGCCGTAAGCCCTCAAAACGGCGAACATCCCCACTCCCACGCCGCCGCCGGGATCGCCGTCGTGGCGGAACTGCGGGCCCAGACTGGCGGCGTAGTTGGTGGGCTTGCCCGTCGCGATCGTCACCGGCGAGTCCGACGGACAAAGATAAAGGGTCACCGACGTGTTAATGACCGTCAAGTTGATCCTGAAGAGGTCCGGGGTCGAGCCATAGACCGCCCCGATGCTGAAGTTGAATGCGTTGGAGAGCGCCTGCTGCTCCACATTGGCGAGCAGATAGACGAGCACGCTGGGCCCGTTCAGGACGTTTCGGTCCGGGCCTCCAGGAAGCCCCGCCCCCATCGGGAAGGCGTCGTTTGCGGAATGATAATTGTGCAGGCCCAGGCCGATCTGCTTGAGGTTGTTCACGCACTGGAGTCGTCTGGCGGCCGCGCGCGCCGCCTGGACGGCGGGCAGCAGCAGAGCGATCAGCACGGCGATGATCGCAATCACCACCAGAAGTTCGATGAGCGTGAACGCCCGGCGGCGAGACCTGCGGGAGGGGTAAGGCACTGGCAGCGCTCCACGAAAGAGAGAACGCGCGGATGCGGTCCCGAAAGGACCACCGCCCACGAACGTGGGATCGACCGTATGAAGAGGGAGAGGTCGAGAATAGAGCCGCATCCAAGCAGGCACAACAAGAATCTTTGACGACACTCCAAATCGTTTCGCAATACCCAGGAGCAGGCTGTTCGACGCCGACGAAACGGCGATGGCCTGCGCGACTCTGGTATTGCTCGATCAAACGCCCAGGTCGGATGGCGCCAACCCGCGATCAGAGCACCATCTCCGCTCGGACGACTCCTTCCTCCAGGTCGCGAGTCGTCTTGAAGCCGACCTTCTCGCTGACGCGGAGCATCTCCACATTCTCGGGGAGGATCTCGCCGCGGACGACGGCGACGCGCTCGTCGCGGCCGACTTGCAGGATTCGGCGCAGGAGTTCGCTCCCCAGGCCGCGGCCCTGAAAGTCGTCGCTGACGATCAGGGCGAACTCGGCCTCATCGGTGCCTTGAATCTTGCTGAGGCGGCTGACCCCTCGGATCTTGCGCTCGCCGGTGTCGGGGTCTCGCGACTCGGCCACCAGGGCCATCTCGCGGTCGTAGTCGATGAAGCAGATGCGCGTCAGGCGCTCGTGGGCGATCCGCGTGCTGTACTTCATCGCGTGAAAATATCGCAGCGCGACGCTCCGTTCCGAGAGCGTGGCGTGGAACTTCACCAGGAGCGGCTCATCCTCGGGGCGGATTGGGCGGATCGTCAAACGCTCACCCTTCTTGGAGGTCCACGGGAACGTGTACTGCGAGGGGTACGGCCGGATCGCCGCGCGGGGGAGGTCCGAGGCGTGAACGAGCGGGCTGTGGACGATGATGCGGGCGTCCAGGACGATCAGGCGGTCGGGCGACGCGAACAGCGGGTTGACGTCGATCTCCTTGATCCACGGCTGCTCCACCACAAGGTCGCTGAACCGCACCAGCAACTGCTCCAGGGCCTTCATGTCCACGGACGCCTGGCCGCGGATCCCCTTCAGGGCCGTGTAGATCCGCGTCTGCTCCATCATCCGGCGCGCGAGCGTCGTGTTGAGCGGCGGCAGGCCGAGCGCCCGGTCGCCCAGGACCTCGACGTGTCGGCCGCCGGCTCCGAAGAGGAGGACGGGGCCGAACTCGGGGTCGAGGCTGCTCCCCAGCAGGACCTCCACGCCGGCCTCGGGTTGGATCATCGGCTGGACGCCCACGCCCTGGAAGTGCTCGGGCCCGGCCGAGGCGGTGACGGCGCGCTCGATCGAGTGGAACGCCCCCCGGACGGCGTCGGTGTCGTAGAGGTTCAGGCGGACGCCGCCGACGTCGCTTTTGTGGGTGATCGTCGTCGAGTTCAACTTCACGGCCACCGGCCAGCCGAACTTCGACGCCGCGTCGACCGCCTCGTCGGCCGTCTGCACGACCGTCGTGGGGACGGTCGGCACGTCGTAGAGGGCCAGCACCGTCTTGGATTCGGCCTCGGTCAGGATCGTCCGGCCCTCGGCACGAACGGCGCCCAGCAGGGCCTCCACGCGATCGCGCGGCGAGCCGACGGAAGGGTCGCCCGGCGGCATCGTCGGCGTTTCATAGAGGCCTTGCAGGTTATAACTCGACC
The window above is part of the Paludisphaera rhizosphaerae genome. Proteins encoded here:
- a CDS encoding DUF1559 domain-containing protein — its product is MPYPSRRSRRRAFTLIELLVVIAIIAVLIALLLPAVQAARAAARRLQCVNNLKQIGLGLHNYHSANDAFPMGAGLPGGPDRNVLNGPSVLVYLLANVEQQALSNAFNFSIGAVYGSTPDLFRINLTVINTSVTLYLCPSDSPVTIATGKPTNYAASLGPQFRHDGDPGGGVGVGMFAVLRAYGMNSVTDGTSNTVAFSEILTGDFDVPRVNGAERYPKLAWPSGTSVQDGFAVGTGNEQTVPGEPGQGYLAQYVRLCIAAVKAGDIVVNDTAGLYWASGRTVSGPLNTMLSTPNSTVPDCGSLTGANGMFAMRSHHTGGVNTLLADGSVRFIKDSVNPMTWWSLGSKAGGEIVASDGY